The following are encoded together in the Daucus carota subsp. sativus chromosome 5, DH1 v3.0, whole genome shotgun sequence genome:
- the LOC135152927 gene encoding uncharacterized protein LOC135152927 has protein sequence PLFTILKDNKLTGPNYIEWKRNLDIVLTAEEYKFCTYEPKPEQPAADAPDEDKEYYKRWTKADEMSRCYILAAISGVLQHQHQAMATASDMLFNLKELFGDQNRAARQVAMKALMNTQMAEGTPVRDHVLKMMSHLNEIEILGAELDGETQIDIILMSLPKSFEQFRLNYNMNKRQYSLAELLTELQAAEGLFRQSVQVNVAEKGSSSKPKGNKKKK, from the coding sequence ccactgttcaccatacttaaggataacaaacttaccggacctaactatattgaatggaaacgtaatttggacattgtgttgactgctgaggagtacaagttttgcacttatgaacccaagcctgagcagcctgctgctgatgctcctgatgaggataaggagtattataagcggtggacaaaggctgatgagatgtcgcgatgttacattctggcagcaatttcgggtgttttgcagcatcagcatcaggctatggccactgcttcggatatgctctttaatctcaaggaactttttggagatcagaatagggctgctaggcaggtagccatgaaggctttaatgaacactcagatggctgaaggtacacctgtaagggatcatgttctcaagatgatgtcacatctgaatgagatagagatccttggtgctgagcttgatggtgaaacccagattgacattatccttatgagcttgcctaagagttttgagcagttccgcttgaattacaatatgaacaagaggcagtatagtcttgcggaactgctgacagaacttcaggcagctgaaggattatttcgccagagtgttcaagtgaatgtggctgagaaaggttcttcctctaagccgaaaggcaataagaagaagaaa
- the LOC135152926 gene encoding uncharacterized protein LOC135152926, translating into PLFTILKDNKLTGPNYIEWKRNLDIMLTAEEYKFCTYEPKPEQPAADAPDEDKEYYKRWTKADEMSRCYILAAMSVVLQHQHQAMATASDMLFNLKELFGDQNRAARQVAMKALMNTQMAEGTPVRDHVLKMMSHLNEIEILGAELDGETQIDVILMSLPKSFEQFRLNYNMNKRQYSLAELLTELQAAEGLFRQSVQVNVAEKGSSSKPKGNKKKK; encoded by the coding sequence ccactgttcaccatacttaaggataacaaacttaccggacctaactatattgaatggaaacgtaatttggacattatgttgactgctgaggagtacaagttttgcacttatgaacccaagcctgagcagcctgctgctgatgctcctgatgaggataaggagtattataagcggtggacaaaggctgatgagatgtcgcgatgttacattctggcagcaatgtcggttgttttgcagcatcagcatcaggctatggccactgcttcggatatgctctttaatctcaaggaactttttggagatcagaatagggctgctaggcaggtagccatgaaggctttaatgaacactcagatggctgaaggtacacctgtaagggatcatgttctcaagatgatgtcacatctgaatgagatagagatccttggtgctgagcttgacggggaaacccagattgacgttatccttatgagcttgcctaagagttttgagcagttccgcttgaattacaacatgaacaagaggcagtatagtcttgcggaactgctgacagaacttcaggcagctgaaggattatttcgccagagtgttcaagtgaatgtggctgagaaaggttcttcctctaagccgaaaggcaataagaagaagaaa
- the LOC108221448 gene encoding uncharacterized protein LOC108221448, producing MANSIRGVARRTLGVSSENVSDQKESWWWTDDVQEKAPGTKEGVIGILKLAKARNKRRQDICSVRYIKDEDDCVLLHDDDITARWGRYFSEIFNVARGREIVFDQEIVHVSDGDAGASHDITVAEVRAAFGMMGKGKTVGLDEIPIEVWQCLSEQGVRWLKALFNVIFRISRMPSEWLLSVVVPIYKNKGRSTIEVIYLIRCLMEKYPERRKDLRKVFIDLEKAYDSVPWAVLWRCLAARGVPAVYIQTIQDMYSAAPIPWCMLFADDIVLIAESRNEVNVNLERWRASLEGYGLRLSLPTTEYLCANFSDEIHEEDVAVCIAEARVPQTNTFKYLGSIIQSNGDISADVTHRILSG from the exons ATGGCTAATTCAATTAGGGGTGTAGCAAGGAGGACGTTGGGAGTGTCATCTGAAAATGTCAGTGACCAGAAAGAATCTTGGTGGTGGACTGATGATGTACAAGAAAAA GCGCCTGGTACTAAGGAGGGAGTGATTGGAATTTTAAAACTTGCAAAGGCACGTAACAAGAGACGTCAAGATATTTGTTCGGTTCGATATATTAAGGATGAGGATGATTGTGTTTTACTTCATGATGATGATATTACAGCGAGATGGGGTAGGTATTTTTCTGAGATATTTAATGTAGCTCGAGGAAGGGAGATTGTATTTGACCAAGAGATTGTTCATGTGTCTGATGGTGATGCTGGTGCGAGTCATGATATTACTGTGGCAGAGGTACGCGCAGCCTTTGGCATGATGGGTAAAGGTAAGACAGTTGGGTTAGATGAGATTCCGATTGAGGTGTGGCAGTGTTTGTCGGAACAGGGTGTACGCTGGTTGAAGGCTCTTTTTAATGTTATCTTTCGAATATCCAGGATGCCGAGTGAGTGGCTGTTGAGCGTTGTTGTTCCCATCTATAAAAATAAAG GGAGGTCAACTATTGAAGTGATTTATCTCATTCGCTGTCTTATGGAGAAATATCCAGAGCGTCGTAAGGATCTTCGTAAAGTGTTTATAGATCTTGAAAAGGCTTATGATAGTGTGCCATGGGCTGTTCTTTGGAGATGTTTAGCAGCACGAGGGGTTCCAGCGGTGTATATTCAGACCATACAGGATATGTATTCAGCG GCTCCTATACCTTGGTGTATGCTTTTTGCCGATGATATTGTATTAATCGCCGAGTCTCGGAACGAGGTTAATGTAAACCTAGAACGGTGGCGTGCATCCCTGGAGGGTTACGGATTGCGTCTAAGCCTTCCTACAACTGAGTACCTATGTGCCAATTTCAGTGATGAGATTCATGAGGAGGATGTAGCTGTATGTATCGCGGAGGCCCGTGTACCACAAACTAATACCTTCAAATACTTGGGTTCTATCATTCAGAGTAATGGTGATATTTCAGCGGATGTGACTCATCGTATTTTGTCAGGATAG